AGTGGCGGAGAGGGTGGGATTCGAACCCACGGTACGCGTAAACGCACACACGCTTTCCAAGCGTGCGCCTTAAGCCACTCGGCCACCTCTCCATGAAGCTAACCGGCTGGTACTAAAAAGTAGTCGATCAGTCAATGTTCTAGTGTATCCCATATCTCACATTGCGCTCTGATAAAACAAATAACAATGGAGTTGGGACCCCTGCTGTAAAATAATAAGGGGAGGGGCAATTTCTCAAAGGCTATCGCCACGGCTGCCTATCTTTAAGACTTCGGTCTACTGAACTCACCCTTAACCATCCAGCCTAAGAGCCGCAAGGAACGCCTCTTGAGGAATTTCAACATTACCTACCTGACGCATCCGTTTTTTTCCAGCTTTTTGCTTTTCTAACAACTTGCGCTTTCTTGTTATATCGCCACCATAACATTTTGCGGTAACATCTTTCCTCAAGGGACTAACGGTTTCGCGCGCTATAACTTTACCACCTATAGCCGCCTGAATAGCCACCTTAAACAATTGCCGAGGTATAAGAGATTTTAAGCGCTCACAAAGAGCTCTGCCCCTGACCTCCGCTTTATCTCTATGAACGATGAAAGACAAGCTATCTACGGATTCTCCGTTAACTAAAATTGCTACCTTTACTAAATTACCAGTCTCATATCCCTCAAGTTCGTAATCAAAACTAGCATACCCCCGGCTAATTGATTTCAGTCGATCATAAAAATCAAAAACTACCTCGTTTAGTGGCAAGCGATACACAAGCATAGCCCGGTTGCCCACATATGTAAGATTAATCTGCACACCCCGTCGATCCGTACAAAGCTCCAAAATCCCACCTAGGAAGTCGTCAGGAACCATTATAGTAGCCTTAATCCAGGGCTCCGCCATCTCGGTTATCCTTACCGCATCTGGCAAATCAGCAGGGTTGTGAAGCTCTAACATCGTCTTATTTGTTAAGGATACTTTATAAATTACGCTAGGAGCCGTAGTTACCAAATTCAAATTGAACTCTCGTTCCAACCTCTCCTGCACAATCTCTAGATGCAGCAATCCTAAAAACCCACAGCGAAAACCCAGGCCTAAAGCAGCGGAACTTTCCGCCTCAAAGTGAAAGCTCGAGTCATTCAACCGAAGTTTAGCTAAACTATCTCTGAGGTCCTCATAATCCGCACTATCAGCCGGATAGAGCCCACAAAAAACAACAGGAACACTTGGCTTAAAGCCCTCTAAAGGGGTCTCAGTAGGATTCCTATCATCTGTAATAGTATCGCCAACCTCAGTCTCCGCCACCGTCTTTATGGCAGCTGTCAAAAAGCCAACCTCCCCCGGCCCCAATTCATCCACAGCCACCCCTTTAGGGGTAAAAATACCGACCTTTTCGACTTGTCGCGTCATACCAGATGACATAAAACGCACTCGTTGTCCCTTCCGCAAAACACCATTGCGCACCCTGACGAGTACTACCACGCCCAAGTAGGAATCATACCAACTATCCACTAGAAGGGCCTTGAGAGGACCCTCCACTATACCGGAAGGAGCTGGCAACTGGTTGACTAAGGCTTCCAACACACCATCAACGCCAAGCCCCGTCTTTGCAGATACCTCCAGTGCCTCCGAAGCATCCAAGCCTATCACCTCCTCAATTTGTTGGCGCGTCCGGTCAGGTTCCGCTGCTGGCAGGTCCACCTTATTCAGGACGGGTACAATTTCATGATCCGCTTCTAATGCCTGATACACATTAGCCAATGTTTGCGCCTCCACTCCCTGGCTAGCATCCACAACCAGCAAGGAGCCCTCACATGCTGCAAGGCTCCGGCTCACCTCGTATGTAAAATCCACATGGCCCGGCGTATCAATCAAATTCAGTATGTACTCCTGGCCGTTATTAGCCTTGTACGCTAGGCGGACAGCCTGTGCCTTTATAGTAATGCCTCGCTCCCGCTCAATATCCATGGAATCCAAGACTTGAGCTTTCATTTCCCGAGCCTCTAGACCTCCACACCTTTCAATTAGGCGGTCGGCCAATGTTGATTTACCATGGTCGATATGGGCGATGATGGCAAAATTGCGAATGTGTTGCTGGTCAGTCATACGACGCTTTCAGTAAAAAACACTATTTCCGAAGCTTTCCACCAGTTACTTTTTCAACTTTCGCAATAATAGAATCGGAAATCCTTCGAATCTCTTTCTCTGTTAGAGTTTCTTCTTTTGGACTAATAGTAACACCAAGTGCTACCGATTTGCTTCCTGAAGCAATCCCTCGTCCGCTGTACACGTCAAACAAATTTACACTGGAAAATATAGATCGCGTCGAATCCTTTCCGCTAAGTGAACGCACAGCTTGTAGCAGGTCGCCCACGGGAACCTCCGCCCCAACCAAAAAGGCGAAATCTCGTTCCACGGCGGGCAAATCGACCGCAGAAAGCACCGGACGAGCACGAGATTTTCTTGACTTCGGAGCAGGAAGGTTAGTTAAGATCACTTCAGCCCCCACCACTCGCGCCTCAATTCCGAAGTCAGATAAAATGCCTGGATGGACTTCACCAAAGGTAGCTAAGACCCTCTGTGGCCCTAACTTAATTTGCCCAGAACGCCCTGGATGGTACCAAATAGGAGTGTCCGTCGACAAAGAGACGCGTTCCATGGAAAAGCCAAAGTATTCGAGCAATGCGAAACAATCGGCCTTAATATCGAAAACATCTGCATCCCTGGGTTTGGCTAGCCAATGCCGACCCGAAATTTCTGCAGAACGAACTAGGCCGGCGACAATTTGTTGATCTGCCTCCAAATCGCCTAAAAACCGAGGCCCAACTTCAAATAAGCCTAAGTTCGCATGCCCCTTGGCCGTATTTCGTGAAACAGCCGATAAAAGATTAGGAAGAAGAGATGGTCGCAAATTACCAAGATCTTCAGTAATAGGATTGGAGAGCTTTAGCTCTGCCTGTCCACCCCCAAACTTCTCAGCTTGAACCTGACTTACAAAGGACCACGTAACACATTCATTGAGGCCTCGTGCAGCCAAAACCCTCCCCGCAGACCGAATCCGACGCTGCACCAAAGACAACGCTGGACGAGGCAAACCATTGCGGTCTAGAGAAACTGGGGGTATCGACTGGTATCCTTTTATTCGCAGAATTTCCTCAACCAAATCCGCCTCACCATCAATATCATGACGCCAAGTCGGCGGAATAACCTGAAAAAGTTTCTCCCCACCCTCACATGCAAAGCCCAGCCTTTGCAAAATACCCCTACATTCTGCAGCTGAGACGACCAAGCCCCCCAAATCTGCAACCCGTTGGGGCCTAAATGAAATTTCCTCTGCTTTTCCTGGCTTGGCCCCAATGGTTATGGCAGTACTAGGTTCACCACCGCCCAACTCTATCAACAACTTAGTTGCCATCTCACTTCCTGAATTGACTGACTCCGGATCAATTCCTCTTTCAAACCGATACCTAGCATCAGACTCTACAGCTAACCTACGTCCCGTAGCCGCAGTCCGGGTTGCATCAAATAAGGCAGACTC
The genomic region above belongs to Rhodospirillaceae bacterium and contains:
- a CDS encoding elongation factor 4 gives rise to the protein MTDQQHIRNFAIIAHIDHGKSTLADRLIERCGGLEAREMKAQVLDSMDIERERGITIKAQAVRLAYKANNGQEYILNLIDTPGHVDFTYEVSRSLAACEGSLLVVDASQGVEAQTLANVYQALEADHEIVPVLNKVDLPAAEPDRTRQQIEEVIGLDASEALEVSAKTGLGVDGVLEALVNQLPAPSGIVEGPLKALLVDSWYDSYLGVVVLVRVRNGVLRKGQRVRFMSSGMTRQVEKVGIFTPKGVAVDELGPGEVGFLTAAIKTVAETEVGDTITDDRNPTETPLEGFKPSVPVVFCGLYPADSADYEDLRDSLAKLRLNDSSFHFEAESSAALGLGFRCGFLGLLHLEIVQERLEREFNLNLVTTAPSVIYKVSLTNKTMLELHNPADLPDAVRITEMAEPWIKATIMVPDDFLGGILELCTDRRGVQINLTYVGNRAMLVYRLPLNEVVFDFYDRLKSISRGYASFDYELEGYETGNLVKVAILVNGESVDSLSFIVHRDKAEVRGRALCERLKSLIPRQLFKVAIQAAIGGKVIARETVSPLRKDVTAKCYGGDITRKRKLLEKQKAGKKRMRQVGNVEIPQEAFLAALRLDG
- a CDS encoding phenylalanine--tRNA ligase subunit beta, which gives rise to MKFSLGWLREHIETDGDLLEITDRLTMIGLEVESVTDLKKTLEDFVVGHVVSTQAHPNADRLRLCAVDIGPEVYQVVCGAPNVRSGMKAVFAPIGARIPGGDFVLQPRDIRGVTGQGMLCSEKELGLGDDHSGIIELDAELKPGDSYAAAVGLDDPVIEIAITPNRGDCLGVEGVARDLAASGLGKIITPQIAPTPGKFESTIGVSFGFIPEAADACPYLVGRLIKGIKNGPSPMWLQRRLHTIGLRPISMLVDVTNFVTFDRCRPLHAFDADKVKGDIHVRTARSGEIIEALDGQTYELTEDVTVICDDLGPIAIAGIIGGTRTSCTEATRNVFLESALFDATRTAATGRRLAVESDARYRFERGIDPESVNSGSEMATKLLIELGGGEPSTAITIGAKPGKAEEISFRPQRVADLGGLVVSAAECRGILQRLGFACEGGEKLFQVIPPTWRHDIDGEADLVEEILRIKGYQSIPPVSLDRNGLPRPALSLVQRRIRSAGRVLAARGLNECVTWSFVSQVQAEKFGGGQAELKLSNPITEDLGNLRPSLLPNLLSAVSRNTAKGHANLGLFEVGPRFLGDLEADQQIVAGLVRSAEISGRHWLAKPRDADVFDIKADCFALLEYFGFSMERVSLSTDTPIWYHPGRSGQIKLGPQRVLATFGEVHPGILSDFGIEARVVGAEVILTNLPAPKSRKSRARPVLSAVDLPAVERDFAFLVGAEVPVGDLLQAVRSLSGKDSTRSIFSSVNLFDVYSGRGIASGSKSVALGVTISPKEETLTEKEIRRISDSIIAKVEKVTGGKLRK